From the genome of Streptomyces sp. NBC_01116, one region includes:
- the car gene encoding carboxylic acid reductase, producing the protein MSEHQAGHDVASRIAALYADDPEFAGAVPSPDVADAMGRKDGLMGVIAAAMHGYADRTALARRSGRVVRDPATGRHTRELLPSFDTLTYAELWQQVGRLAAGWADGADGVRAGDFVATLGFTGVDYAVIDLACMYLGAVSVPLPTGSSAARLAPVVAETGPRILAADVASLDAAVGAVLTSASIERLVVFDYDPRVDDDREAIASARGRLNGRAEVVPLVDEVDRGARLPAAEPYEDGDPDRLVGLIYTSGSTGTPKGAIYTASMITRMWQNARSGLNAGGGSGTPVFVLHYMPMSHVNGRAWLVNGLAAGGTGYYAARGDMSTLFDDIRLARPTVLSLVPRICDMVYQRYLLEADRVGRTGTPRPQAEATASARVRDDMLGGRIVFALCGSAPLSEAMHTFTASLLGTPIIDCYGSTETTRAIVVDQVVRCPPVTGHRLADVPELGYFSTDKPYPRGELRVKSVGLFPGYYQQPEVTARAFDEDGFYRTGDVFAETAPGRLVYVDRMNNVVKLSQGEFIAVSGLEALYTTSPHIAQIYVYGSSEQAFPLAVVVPDAERLGRADDDAVRTAVLDSLRELAHGAGLHAYEIPHDVVVERQPFTVANGLLSGAGKILRPALKERYAPRLERLYADIAAGRAGQIAALRAAGGKVTPLDAVRAAAQITLGCPSSLVRAEAAFTDLGGDSLSAHTFSTVLEQILDEEVPIQVILQPSSTLARIAERLGRPARDAREARPTFASVHGGDAHEVRAADLTLDRFLDGRLLATGRGARPGPASVGNVLVTGATGYLGRFLAVDWLRRVRETGGRLTCLARATDDGAARQRVLACLRAAVADPADWFDAAAERHLTVLAADVSAPRLGLAETAWESLAEQTDQIVHAAALVNHVLPYRSLFAPNVAATAELIGLALTGRAKRFAYVSTVAAAMLPDGSFLDETADIRTVSPVRPLDDSDANGYATSKWAGEVLLREAHERAGLPVTVFRPDMILAHSSLPGGLNLTDRFSRLLLSVLTTGMAPRSFYGIDRDGNRSRAHYSGLPVDFTAAAITALSAGNEDGYVTYNAVNAHDDGISWDEFVDWLIEAGHPIARFDDHRQWHMRTEAALRGLPDHQRRLSLLPLMRAYARPGVPRAGSAVPATRFSTAVGALGVGEGRVPSLSPPYLAKCVADLRLHGLL; encoded by the coding sequence ATGTCCGAGCATCAGGCAGGTCACGACGTCGCATCGAGGATCGCGGCCCTGTACGCGGATGATCCCGAGTTCGCCGGGGCGGTACCGTCCCCCGACGTCGCCGACGCGATGGGCCGCAAGGACGGCCTCATGGGGGTCATCGCGGCCGCCATGCACGGGTACGCCGACCGGACGGCCCTCGCCCGCAGGTCCGGCCGTGTCGTCCGCGACCCCGCCACCGGCCGGCACACCCGTGAACTCCTGCCTTCCTTCGACACGTTGACCTACGCCGAGCTGTGGCAACAGGTCGGCCGGCTGGCGGCCGGCTGGGCCGACGGCGCCGACGGTGTGCGCGCCGGGGACTTCGTCGCGACCCTGGGGTTCACCGGTGTCGACTACGCGGTCATCGACCTGGCCTGCATGTACCTGGGTGCGGTGTCGGTGCCGCTGCCCACCGGCTCGTCCGCCGCACGGCTGGCTCCGGTGGTCGCCGAGACGGGACCGAGGATCCTCGCGGCCGACGTCGCCTCGCTCGACGCCGCGGTCGGCGCCGTCCTCACGTCCGCCTCCATCGAGCGCCTGGTGGTCTTCGACTACGACCCCCGGGTGGACGACGACCGGGAGGCGATCGCGTCGGCCCGCGGCAGACTGAACGGGCGGGCCGAGGTGGTTCCGCTGGTGGACGAGGTGGACCGGGGCGCCCGGCTGCCCGCCGCGGAACCGTACGAGGACGGGGATCCGGACCGGCTGGTCGGGCTGATCTACACCTCCGGAAGCACGGGCACGCCCAAGGGCGCGATCTACACCGCCTCCATGATCACGAGGATGTGGCAGAACGCCCGCAGCGGGCTGAACGCCGGAGGCGGCAGCGGGACCCCGGTGTTCGTGCTGCACTACATGCCCATGAGCCACGTCAACGGCCGCGCCTGGCTGGTCAACGGCCTCGCCGCCGGCGGCACCGGCTATTACGCGGCCCGCGGCGACATGTCGACACTGTTCGACGACATCCGCCTGGCGCGTCCCACGGTGCTCAGCCTGGTGCCGAGGATCTGCGACATGGTGTACCAGCGGTACCTGCTGGAGGCCGACCGCGTCGGCCGCACCGGCACACCCCGCCCGCAGGCCGAGGCGACCGCGTCCGCCCGGGTCCGCGACGACATGCTCGGCGGCCGGATCGTCTTCGCCCTGTGCGGCAGCGCGCCCTTGTCGGAGGCGATGCACACCTTCACGGCCTCGCTCCTCGGCACGCCGATCATCGACTGCTACGGCTCGACGGAGACGACCCGGGCCATCGTCGTCGACCAGGTGGTCCGCTGCCCGCCGGTGACCGGCCACCGGCTGGCCGACGTTCCCGAACTCGGGTACTTCAGCACCGACAAGCCCTACCCCCGGGGCGAGTTGAGGGTGAAGTCGGTCGGGCTGTTCCCCGGGTACTACCAGCAGCCCGAGGTCACCGCCCGCGCCTTCGACGAGGACGGCTTCTACCGCACCGGCGACGTCTTCGCCGAGACCGCGCCGGGCCGGCTGGTCTACGTCGACCGGATGAACAACGTGGTGAAGCTGTCCCAGGGCGAGTTCATCGCCGTGTCCGGTCTGGAGGCGCTGTACACGACCAGCCCGCACATCGCGCAGATCTATGTGTACGGCAGCAGCGAGCAGGCGTTCCCGCTGGCGGTGGTGGTCCCCGACGCCGAGCGCCTGGGACGGGCCGACGACGACGCCGTACGGACCGCGGTCCTGGACTCCCTGCGGGAGCTCGCCCACGGTGCGGGCCTGCACGCGTACGAGATCCCGCACGACGTCGTCGTCGAGCGGCAGCCGTTCACGGTGGCGAACGGGCTGCTGTCGGGGGCCGGCAAGATTCTGCGGCCCGCCCTGAAGGAGCGCTACGCACCGCGCCTGGAGCGGCTGTACGCGGACATCGCGGCCGGCCGGGCGGGCCAGATCGCGGCACTGCGGGCCGCGGGCGGGAAGGTCACGCCGCTGGACGCGGTCCGCGCCGCCGCGCAGATCACCCTCGGCTGCCCCTCGTCGCTCGTCCGGGCGGAGGCCGCCTTCACGGATCTGGGCGGCGACTCCCTGTCGGCACACACCTTCTCGACCGTCCTCGAACAGATCCTCGACGAGGAGGTGCCCATCCAGGTCATCCTCCAGCCCTCCTCGACGCTGGCCCGCATAGCGGAGCGGCTCGGCCGCCCGGCGCGGGACGCCCGGGAGGCGCGCCCCACCTTCGCCTCGGTGCACGGAGGCGACGCGCACGAGGTGAGGGCCGCCGATCTGACTCTCGACCGCTTCCTCGACGGGCGGCTCCTGGCCACCGGGCGCGGCGCGCGGCCCGGTCCGGCCTCCGTCGGGAACGTCCTGGTCACCGGGGCGACCGGGTATCTCGGACGGTTCCTGGCGGTCGACTGGCTGCGGCGCGTCCGCGAGACGGGCGGCCGGCTGACCTGCCTGGCCCGGGCCACCGACGACGGGGCCGCACGGCAGCGTGTGCTCGCCTGCCTGCGCGCCGCGGTGGCCGACCCCGCCGACTGGTTCGACGCGGCCGCGGAGCGGCATCTGACGGTCCTGGCCGCCGATGTGTCGGCGCCACGGCTGGGCCTGGCGGAGACGGCCTGGGAGTCGCTCGCCGAACAGACCGACCAGATCGTGCACGCGGCGGCGCTGGTCAACCATGTCCTGCCGTACCGGAGCCTGTTCGCGCCGAACGTCGCCGCGACGGCGGAGCTGATCGGGCTGGCGCTCACCGGCCGGGCGAAGCGGTTCGCCTATGTGTCGACGGTGGCGGCCGCGATGCTGCCCGACGGCTCGTTCCTCGACGAGACGGCCGACATCCGCACGGTGTCCCCGGTACGGCCGCTGGACGACTCCGACGCGAACGGATACGCCACGAGCAAGTGGGCGGGCGAGGTCCTGCTGCGCGAGGCGCACGAGAGGGCGGGGCTGCCGGTCACGGTGTTCCGGCCGGACATGATCCTGGCCCACAGCAGCCTGCCCGGCGGGCTGAACCTGACCGACCGGTTCAGCCGGCTGCTCCTGAGTGTCCTCACGACCGGCATGGCGCCGCGCTCCTTCTACGGGATCGACCGGGACGGCAACCGTTCGCGGGCGCACTACAGCGGTCTGCCGGTCGACTTCACCGCCGCGGCGATCACCGCGCTCAGCGCCGGGAACGAGGACGGGTACGTCACCTACAACGCGGTCAACGCCCACGACGACGGGATCTCCTGGGACGAGTTCGTGGACTGGCTGATCGAGGCGGGCCACCCGATCGCCCGGTTCGACGACCACCGGCAGTGGCACATGCGCACCGAGGCGGCTCTGCGCGGTCTGCCCGACCACCAGCGCCGGCTGTCGCTGCTGCCGCTGATGCGGGCGTACGCCCGGCCGGGCGTACCGAGGGCGGGCTCCGCCGTGCCGGCCACCCGGTTCAGCACGGCGGTCGGCGCCCTCGGGGTGGGGGAGGGACGGGTGCCGTCGCTCTCGCCCCCGTACCTCGCCAAGTGCGTGGCCGACCTGCGGCTGCACGGCCTGCTCTGA
- a CDS encoding MFS transporter codes for MAESTSFDNRTSDTGPAALRPGRVLAVACLAHGMIVVDTSILHVAIPAIRDSLDASLPTMQAVVTSYVVVIAGLMLAGAAAVGRYGAVRMFRLGVVLFGVASVLCGLAPNGPVLVAVRAAQGLGAVLVMPATLVMLTDTYREPGKRAKAISIWSMVAGSPVAFGPTLGGALVASVGWRSIFWINVPIVLVVLWLSARNMPRVERSTSREPQDVPGQLLSVVFLGGLALALAEGQELGWIRPLPVVAAVAALAAFAAFVVRQRRYAYPMIPADLFRAPGFRGYVAVGLLLFVGYNGLMFTLSVFLQQVRGYDPVTVGLFFLSSALPITFMPLAAGRFAAKYGARAVLGAGVLLSLLGAVVLAAVGATPVGTCAGLALIGFGFGLVTVPQITLTLSAAPEHRSAIASGLMSAGRSTGSLIGVALLAGLQSGGGIAAPAFALVAVYTLMGLAALLGGRARPADATPG; via the coding sequence ATGGCCGAATCCACCAGTTTCGACAACCGCACGTCCGACACCGGCCCCGCGGCCCTGCGGCCCGGCCGCGTCCTGGCGGTGGCCTGTCTGGCGCACGGGATGATCGTCGTCGACACCAGCATCCTCCACGTCGCGATCCCGGCGATCCGCGACAGTCTCGACGCGAGCCTTCCGACGATGCAGGCCGTCGTCACCTCCTACGTGGTCGTCATCGCCGGCCTGATGCTGGCCGGCGCCGCCGCGGTGGGTCGCTACGGCGCGGTCCGGATGTTCCGGCTCGGGGTCGTGCTGTTCGGGGTGGCCTCCGTGCTGTGCGGCCTCGCCCCCAACGGCCCCGTGCTCGTCGCCGTACGGGCGGCCCAGGGACTGGGCGCGGTGCTCGTCATGCCCGCCACGCTGGTGATGCTCACCGACACCTACCGGGAGCCCGGCAAACGCGCCAAGGCCATCTCCATCTGGTCGATGGTCGCCGGGAGTCCGGTCGCCTTCGGTCCCACGCTCGGGGGCGCCCTGGTCGCGTCGGTGGGCTGGCGGAGCATCTTCTGGATCAACGTGCCCATCGTCCTGGTCGTCCTGTGGCTCTCGGCGCGGAACATGCCCCGGGTCGAACGGTCCACGTCCAGGGAACCGCAGGACGTGCCGGGCCAGTTGCTGTCCGTCGTCTTCCTCGGCGGTCTCGCGCTGGCGCTCGCCGAGGGCCAGGAGCTGGGATGGATACGGCCCCTGCCCGTGGTGGCGGCGGTGGCGGCCCTGGCCGCGTTCGCCGCGTTCGTGGTTCGCCAGCGCCGCTACGCGTATCCCATGATCCCGGCGGACCTGTTCCGGGCGCCCGGGTTCCGCGGCTACGTCGCGGTCGGCCTGCTGCTCTTCGTCGGCTACAACGGGCTGATGTTCACGCTCAGCGTGTTCCTCCAGCAGGTGCGGGGCTACGACCCGGTCACCGTCGGGCTGTTCTTCCTGTCGTCCGCCCTGCCGATCACCTTCATGCCGCTGGCCGCGGGACGCTTCGCCGCCAAGTACGGCGCCCGGGCCGTGCTGGGCGCCGGCGTCCTGCTGTCCCTGCTCGGCGCGGTGGTGCTGGCCGCCGTGGGCGCCACCCCGGTCGGCACCTGTGCCGGGCTGGCGTTGATCGGGTTCGGCTTCGGCCTGGTGACGGTGCCCCAGATCACCCTGACCCTGTCCGCCGCCCCCGAGCACCGGTCGGCCATCGCCTCCGGGCTGATGTCGGCGGGCCGTTCGACCGGATCCCTGATCGGGGTCGCGCTGCTCGCCGGCCTCCAGTCGGGAGGCGGCATCGCCGCGCCGGCGTTCGCCCTCGTCGCCGTCTACACCCTGATGGGCCTGGCAGCCCTCCTCGGCGGCCGGGCCAGGCCCGCCGACGCGACGCCCGGCTGA
- a CDS encoding MaoC family dehydratase, whose product MKNNSFHTVGPGIYREDSGMVYEDYVPGEVVEHRPGRTITMTDNVWSSLLCLNQHPLHIDAVYAEQTRFGRIVVSSLVTFGIVNGMTVSTISAKCVANLGWDNVRLTAPVFVGDTLYAQTRIVSRRESGSRPDQGIVTVHTTGRNQDDTTVIEFERTILVPKQEAHP is encoded by the coding sequence GTGAAGAACAACTCGTTCCACACGGTCGGCCCCGGTATCTACCGGGAGGACAGCGGAATGGTCTACGAGGACTACGTCCCCGGCGAGGTGGTCGAACACCGGCCGGGCCGGACGATCACCATGACCGACAACGTGTGGAGCTCCCTGCTCTGCCTCAACCAGCATCCGCTGCACATCGACGCCGTCTACGCCGAGCAGACCAGGTTCGGCAGGATCGTCGTCTCGAGTCTGGTCACCTTCGGGATCGTGAACGGGATGACCGTCTCCACCATCAGCGCCAAGTGCGTCGCCAACCTCGGTTGGGACAACGTGCGGTTGACCGCCCCGGTGTTCGTGGGCGACACGCTCTACGCACAGACCCGCATCGTCTCCCGGCGCGAGTCCGGCTCACGTCCCGACCAGGGGATCGTGACCGTCCACACCACCGGCCGGAACCAGGACGACACGACGGTCATCGAATTCGAGCGGACGATTCTCGTCCCCAAGCAGGAGGCACACCCATGA
- a CDS encoding 2-isopropylmalate synthase, which yields MPFHRYARDATSPTSGWSRRWPDATLDRAPIWASVDLRDGNQALAEPMDTGRKQRMFDLLVATGFKDIEVGYPAASAHDFDFVRELATKGGIPDDVTISVFTPARPELIERTFDAIRGADRAVVHLCHATACLWREVVFGMSPREVLRMAVDGAQHLVRLAEREPGTDIRFEYSPETFNLTEPELALEIANRVAEVVDATSDRPLVLNLPTTVETHSPHVFADQVEWMHRNLDRRDAIILSVHPHNDRGTAVASAELAVLAGADRVEGTLFGNGERTGNVCLVTLALNLFSSGVDPQLELSDIDAVRAIVEDCNRLPVHPRHPYAGDLVYTAFSGTHQDAIAKGLAALSERAEREGRDVDDMPWQVPYLPIDPKDVGRDYQAIIRVNGQSGKGGIAYVLKAGWGVDLPAELRRDFAAVVQSAADALRRELEPPEIWQLLLETYCLDDSPAPPDDGGGADGAAVLARLAAEHGVGFTRPRFTGSTAAGAPMTCLVAVETDGRTVWGLGRAATVADAAHRSARSALLRAGTHEGDQ from the coding sequence ATGCCGTTCCACCGCTATGCGCGGGACGCCACTTCTCCCACTTCAGGCTGGTCACGGCGGTGGCCCGACGCCACACTCGACCGGGCTCCGATCTGGGCCTCGGTCGACCTCCGGGACGGAAACCAGGCGCTGGCCGAGCCCATGGACACAGGCCGCAAGCAGCGGATGTTCGACCTGCTCGTGGCGACGGGCTTCAAAGACATAGAAGTCGGATATCCAGCTGCCAGTGCGCACGATTTCGATTTCGTCCGCGAACTGGCCACCAAGGGCGGAATTCCGGACGACGTCACGATCTCCGTCTTCACGCCGGCCCGTCCAGAACTCATCGAGCGAACCTTCGACGCGATTCGCGGAGCCGACCGCGCCGTGGTGCATTTGTGCCATGCGACGGCCTGCCTGTGGCGCGAGGTCGTGTTCGGGATGTCGCCGCGCGAGGTCCTGCGCATGGCTGTCGACGGCGCACAGCACCTGGTGCGCCTGGCGGAGCGTGAGCCCGGTACCGACATCCGGTTCGAGTACTCCCCCGAGACCTTCAACCTGACCGAGCCGGAGCTCGCCCTGGAGATAGCGAACCGGGTCGCGGAGGTCGTCGACGCCACGTCGGACCGGCCGCTCGTACTGAACCTCCCGACCACCGTGGAGACCCACTCGCCCCACGTCTTCGCCGACCAGGTCGAGTGGATGCACCGCAACCTCGACCGGCGTGACGCGATCATCCTCTCCGTCCATCCGCACAACGACCGCGGCACCGCCGTCGCTTCGGCGGAACTGGCCGTGCTCGCCGGGGCCGACCGGGTCGAGGGCACCCTGTTCGGCAACGGCGAACGCACCGGGAACGTCTGCCTGGTGACGCTCGCGCTCAACCTGTTCAGCAGCGGGGTCGACCCCCAGCTGGAGCTCTCCGACATCGACGCCGTCCGCGCGATCGTGGAGGACTGCAACCGGCTGCCCGTGCACCCCCGCCACCCCTACGCCGGCGACCTGGTCTACACCGCCTTCTCCGGCACCCACCAGGACGCCATCGCCAAGGGCCTGGCCGCGCTGTCCGAACGGGCCGAACGGGAGGGCAGGGACGTCGACGACATGCCCTGGCAGGTGCCCTACCTGCCCATCGACCCGAAGGACGTCGGCCGCGACTACCAGGCGATCATCCGGGTCAACGGCCAGTCGGGCAAGGGCGGCATCGCCTACGTGCTCAAGGCGGGCTGGGGTGTCGACCTGCCGGCCGAGCTGCGGCGGGACTTCGCGGCCGTGGTCCAGTCCGCGGCCGACGCCCTGCGGCGCGAACTGGAGCCGCCGGAGATCTGGCAGCTGCTCCTGGAGACCTACTGCCTCGACGACTCGCCCGCGCCGCCCGACGACGGTGGTGGTGCCGACGGCGCCGCGGTCCTCGCACGGCTCGCCGCCGAGCACGGTGTCGGGTTCACCCGGCCCCGGTTCACCGGCTCGACGGCGGCCGGCGCACCGATGACCTGCCTCGTCGCGGTGGAGACGGACGGCCGCACCGTCTGGGGGCTCGGCCGGGCGGCCACCGTCGCCGACGCCGCACACAGATCCGCCCGTTCCGCGCTGCTACGGGCGGGCACGCACGAAGGAGACCAGTGA